A region from the Malus domestica chromosome 07, GDT2T_hap1 genome encodes:
- the LOC103432824 gene encoding uncharacterized protein, with product MGFLKEEKSKRVLRGVKTVFFLIAMLISLLLFSAPILLVIADTLLPSAILSASSSSSLISLEALSSHFNNYDFRSSLVDIPLISIIRSAVIFCVYSFCDGPGLSHGPYLGITTMCSVLSLIFVSLKASYVFGASGVERAEYVRATDIALFICSLALAVGHIVVAYRTSCRERRKLWVYKIDIEAVSACKNGFPRYQKLLKEERVK from the exons ATGGGTTTTTTGAAGGAGGAGAAGTCGAAGAGGGTTCTGAGGGGGGTTAAGACTGTGTTTTTCTTGATTGCTATGTTGATTTCTCTGCTGCTGTTTTCGGCTCCGATTCTGCTTGTGATTGCCGATACGCTTCTCCCTTCGGCTATACTTTCTgcctcttcgtcttcttctttgatttctCTTGAAGCGCTGTCGTCCCATTTCAATAACTACGATTTTCGATCCTCCCTCGTCGATATTCCGTTGATTTCTATCATCAGATCAGCTGTCATATTTT GCGTTTACAGCTTCTGTGATGGACCAGGGCTATCACACGGACCGTATTTGGGGATCACCACCATGTGTTCTGTGCTGTCCCTGATTTTTGTTTCATTGAAGGCTTCGTATGTGTTTGGGGCTTCTGGTGTGGAGAGGGCGGAGTATGTGAGAGCAACAGATATTGCTCTGTTCATCTGCTCTCTCGCTTTGGCTGTTGGGCATATTGTGGTGGCGTATAGAACAAGTTGCAGAGAAAGAAGGAAGCTTTGGGTGTACAAAATTGACATTGAAGCT GTTTCAGCTTGCAAAAATGGGTTCCCTAGGTACCAGAAGCTTCTGAAAGAAGAAAGGGTGAAGTAA
- the LOC103432825 gene encoding putative ABC1 protein At2g40090 — translation MATRSLWRATKLALSATALVGGGAAANAATSEDPAMTFNLYTTVPPRLVRDAVTAAAIAFDYEYSLLGLPEGSSERAKAKHEVHLRSAVKLQELCFKNGGIYIKLGQHIGQLEYLVPQEYVQTMRESMLNKCPVSSYEQVCEVIKKELGDTPDKIFSEFDPVPIASASLAQVHVARNHNGEKVAVKVQHTHMTDTAAADCATVNFIVNTLHQIFPSFDYRWLIEEMQESLPKELDFINEAKNSEKCLENFKKFSPHIAAYVYAPKVYWSLSTSKLLTMEYIDGAQVNDVRTIKRLGIRPDVVARLVSESFAEMMFKHGFVHCDPHAANLLVRPLPGSGKSFLGKKEPQLILLDHGLYKDLDPETRTNYAALWKALIFSDANAIKDYSAKLGAGEDLYALFAGILTMRPWNRVIDPAVDHLIIQGTESDRSELQMYASQYLSQISELLRRLPREILLMLKTNDCLRSVSNSLLQVPSLETFMIIGRVSSEAIIEAKLSQKRSFLRWLSAWLDKIILEVRLFTMQAALWLIQGRKALAWQN, via the exons ATGGCCACGCGATCCTTGTGGAGAGCCACGAAGCTCGCACTGTCGGCGACCGCCCTCGTCGGCGGCGGTGCGGCGGCGAATGCCGCCACCTCCGAAGACCCCGCCATGACTTTCAACCTCTACACCACCGTTCCCCCACGTCTTGTTCGCGACGCCGTGACAGCCGCCGCCATCGCGTTCG ATTATGAGTATTCACTGCTGGGACTTCCTGAAGGAAGCAGTGAGAGGGCAAAAGCTAAGCATGAAGTTCACCTTAGGTCTGCAGTTAAACTTCAAGAATTGTGTTTCAAAAATGGAGGAATATATATCAAGCTCGGTCAACATATCGGGCAGCTG GAGTACTTGGTACCTCAAGAGTATGTCCAGACAATGAGGGAGTccatgttgaacaaatgtccGGTTTCTTCATACGAACAAGTGTGCGAAGTCATCAAGAAAGAGCTCGGAGATACACCCGATAAA ATTTTTTCTGAATTTGATCCTGTTCCAATAGCAAGTGCTTCGCTTGCACAAGTCCATGTTGCTCGCAATCATAATGGCGAAAAAGTGGCTGTGAAG gtTCAGCACACTCACATGACAGATACTGCAGCTGCAGACTGTGCTACTGTGAACTTTATTGTAAACACCCTGCACCagatttttccttcttttgattACAG GTGGTTGATCGAGGAGATGCAGGAAAGTTTACccaag GAACTAGATTTTATAAACGAGGCCAAGAACAGTGAGAAATGCTTGGAAAACTTCAAGAAGTTCTCTCCTCATATTGCGGCTTACGTATATGCACCAAAGGTATATTGGAGTTTAAGTACCTCAAAGTTGTTGACCATGGAATATATAGATGGCGCACAAGTAAATGATGTGAGGACCATCAAAAGACTTGGAATTCGCCCTGATGTAGTTGCAAGACTT GTTAGTGAATCTTTTGCAGAAATGATGTTCAAACACGGGTTTGTGCATTGTGACCCCCATGCTGCCAACTTGTTAGTTCGTCCTCTGCCTGGTAGTGGAAAGAGCTTTCTAG ggaagaaagaaccacaGTTGATACTTCTAGACCACGGTCTGTATAAAGATCTTGACCCCGAGACCAGAACTAACTATGCTGCACTGTGGAAG GCGTTGATTTTTTCTGATGCCAATGCAATAAAAGATTATAGTGCAAAGTTAGGTGCTGGAGAGGACTTGTATGCATTATTTGCAGGGATTCTTACTATGAGGCCTTGGAATAGGGTCATTGACCCAGCTGTTGATCATTTGATTATACAAGGCACTGAAAGTGACCGTTCAGAGCTGCAG ATGTATGCTTCTCAGTACTTATCTCAAATATCAGAGCTTTTGAGGAGGCTGCCGCGCGAGATTCTTTTAATGCTGAAGACAAATGATTGTTTGCGATCAGTTAGCAATTCTCTG TTGCAGGTACCTTCTCTTGAGACATTCATGATCATTGGAAGGGTTTCTTCTGAAGCTATCATTGAGGCCAAACTATCACAAAAGAGGTCCTTCCTACGGTGGTTGAGTGCTTGGTTAGACAAAATCATATTAGAAGTTCGACTTTTTACAATGCAAGCAGCGTTGTGGCTTATACAGGGAAGGAAAGCTCTAGCTTGGCAAAACTGA